In a single window of the Bacteroidota bacterium genome:
- a CDS encoding amino acid deaminase/aldolase, which produces MKAATYQEYRTAFAGTSLPFAWLDLNRLEANAIAISARAGDKKVRIASKSVRSVEVLRMIFALSPKFQGLMCFTGPEAVWLSQTGFDDLLIAYPVFQREQLAAICAEVKKGKKLICMIDSAEHVRQLDAVASASNVILPVCIDLDMSIDPPGIHFGVYRSPINSVEKALALHADIKQAKHLRLNSLMGYEAQVAGLGDRIPGQKLKNIVIRMLKRRSIKLVAARRKAVVEALVKDGAQLEIVNGGGVGSMEFTRDEAVVTEIAAGSGFFQSHLFDYYDNFRHEPAAGFAVEIVRQPQPGMWTCHGGGYIASGSIGQEKVPLPYLPVGAKLHPNEGAGEVQTPIVYGGPEKLQLGDPVFFRHSKAGELCERFNQLVLIKDGKVNGAVNTYRGDGKCFL; this is translated from the coding sequence GTGAAGGCAGCAACCTATCAAGAATACCGGACGGCATTTGCCGGAACCTCACTCCCATTTGCATGGCTGGACCTGAACCGATTGGAAGCCAATGCAATAGCCATTTCCGCTCGGGCGGGCGACAAAAAAGTGCGCATCGCCAGCAAGTCGGTCAGAAGTGTGGAAGTCCTGCGCATGATTTTTGCGCTTAGCCCAAAATTTCAAGGCCTGATGTGTTTTACCGGTCCTGAAGCGGTCTGGCTAAGCCAAACGGGCTTCGACGACTTGCTGATTGCCTATCCTGTTTTCCAAAGGGAGCAGCTTGCAGCCATCTGTGCCGAAGTCAAAAAGGGCAAGAAATTGATCTGCATGATTGATTCTGCGGAACATGTGCGTCAGTTGGATGCTGTTGCTTCAGCTTCGAATGTCATTCTTCCGGTTTGCATTGACCTGGACATGTCCATCGACCCGCCGGGAATCCATTTCGGAGTTTACCGTTCGCCGATCAATTCCGTCGAAAAGGCGCTTGCCTTGCATGCCGACATCAAACAAGCGAAACACCTCCGATTGAATTCATTGATGGGTTACGAGGCACAAGTTGCAGGTCTCGGGGACCGTATTCCAGGACAAAAGCTGAAGAATATCGTCATTCGGATGCTCAAACGGCGCTCCATCAAGCTCGTCGCAGCGCGCAGGAAAGCCGTTGTAGAAGCTCTAGTCAAGGATGGCGCCCAACTCGAAATCGTCAATGGCGGGGGCGTCGGCAGCATGGAATTCACACGTGATGAAGCCGTTGTCACCGAAATTGCGGCAGGTTCGGGCTTTTTCCAGAGTCACCTGTTTGACTACTACGACAATTTCCGGCATGAACCTGCTGCGGGATTCGCCGTCGAAATCGTCCGTCAACCACAGCCAGGAATGTGGACCTGCCATGGTGGCGGCTACATTGCCTCCGGCTCCATTGGACAGGAAAAGGTTCCGCTCCCCTATTTGCCGGTCGGTGCCAAGCTTCATCCTAACGAAGGTGCGGGCGAAGTTCAGACGCCCATTGTGTACGGAGGCCCCGAGAAATTGCAGCTCGGCGATCCCGTTTTCTTCCGCCACAGCAAGGCCGGGGAACTTTGCGAGCGATTCAACCAACTAGTGCTTATCAAGGACGGCAAAGTCAACGGTGCAGTCAATACTTACCGAGGCGACGGGAAATGCTTCTTATGA
- a CDS encoding glycosyltransferase family 39 protein, with protein MPSWFWLPAILLVGLRLLHFGGELDDPHIWRQADTANYIWDFYQNGVDLLHPSVCWMGAHKTVIFEFPLPEAMATWVARIFGPELFWSRMLFLGIYLAGAAYFFKIIRFLHSSNLAAISTLVYMMLPLGIVYSRAVHIDFSAVLCAHAMLYYFLKAIDRESRGYFLAAMICATLGFLIKVPYLFYLAFPAAAYIHQRRQWRFFLRTSPLLLLPILSFVAWQWHVTRVNGAMPDWTFIPEYRKMDDMKGWYFGRTGDREVLAHWQLLWGRLKYEILAVIGVPLLLLGGMMQWRNFGANFMRIWAAGTLVYLMIFFMLNVHHDYYQIPYLAPLAFFVALPLHGLFTFLAQRNRVVAGLALTVCIGLFALQSIRLTEGKSLNPGEKEYFGNYFKEDELILNAGAIIRDHTPENALVVATFGGLDCRCPNLLYAARRNGWSIAKQHLTPSMMQRLQQEGATHFALLQIDPMSAEMEAYVQQFKMEQHFVKGTHWPVRVYTLR; from the coding sequence GTGCCGTCTTGGTTCTGGCTTCCCGCGATTTTGCTCGTGGGTTTGCGGCTGTTGCATTTCGGCGGCGAATTGGACGATCCGCATATTTGGCGGCAAGCCGACACCGCCAACTATATCTGGGACTTCTACCAAAATGGGGTGGATTTGCTGCATCCTTCCGTCTGTTGGATGGGCGCGCACAAAACCGTGATCTTCGAATTTCCCTTACCCGAGGCAATGGCGACGTGGGTGGCGAGGATCTTCGGGCCTGAATTGTTCTGGAGCCGAATGCTTTTTCTGGGCATTTACCTCGCCGGGGCAGCCTATTTCTTCAAAATCATCCGGTTTCTCCACTCTTCGAATCTTGCTGCGATTTCGACCTTGGTGTACATGATGCTGCCCTTGGGAATCGTTTATTCTCGTGCGGTGCACATCGATTTCAGTGCCGTTTTGTGTGCACATGCGATGCTGTATTATTTTCTGAAGGCGATAGACCGCGAGTCGCGGGGCTATTTCCTGGCGGCGATGATTTGTGCCACGCTGGGATTCCTGATCAAAGTGCCCTATTTGTTTTATCTGGCCTTTCCGGCGGCGGCCTACATTCATCAGCGACGCCAATGGCGTTTTTTCTTGCGCACTTCTCCCCTGCTCTTGCTGCCAATTTTGAGCTTTGTGGCTTGGCAATGGCATGTGACGCGGGTCAATGGCGCGATGCCCGACTGGACATTCATCCCCGAATACCGGAAAATGGATGATATGAAGGGCTGGTATTTTGGCCGAACGGGAGACCGCGAGGTTCTTGCGCACTGGCAATTGCTCTGGGGACGCCTCAAATACGAGATTTTGGCTGTGATCGGTGTGCCGCTGCTCCTGCTCGGCGGCATGATGCAATGGCGGAACTTCGGTGCCAATTTCATGCGGATATGGGCGGCAGGGACCTTGGTGTACCTGATGATCTTTTTCATGTTGAATGTCCATCATGACTACTATCAGATTCCCTATTTGGCACCCTTGGCCTTTTTTGTGGCTTTGCCGCTGCATGGCCTGTTTACTTTCCTTGCGCAGCGAAACCGCGTCGTCGCTGGCCTTGCGCTTACCGTATGCATTGGACTCTTCGCTTTGCAAAGCATCCGCCTGACGGAAGGGAAAAGCCTCAATCCGGGCGAAAAGGAATACTTTGGCAATTATTTCAAGGAAGACGAATTGATTTTGAATGCCGGAGCGATCATTCGCGACCATACCCCGGAAAATGCATTAGTTGTCGCCACATTCGGCGGATTGGATTGCCGCTGCCCCAATTTGCTTTATGCTGCCCGTCGCAATGGTTGGTCGATCGCCAAGCAACACCTGACACCTTCCATGATGCAACGCCTTCAGCAGGAAGGTGCTACCCATTTCGCCTTGCTTCAGATTGATCCGATGTCAGCAGAAATGGAAGCCTACGTCCAACAATTCAAGATGGAGCAGCACTTTGTGAAGGGGACGCATTGGCCGGTGAGGGTATATACTTTAAGGTAG
- the trxB gene encoding thioredoxin-disulfide reductase produces MSENTNPNHHKVLIIGSGPAGYTAAIYAARAGLKPVLYTGMNIGGQLITTTEVENYPGFPKGITGPDMMEEFREQAMRFGTDVRYSLIERVDFSHHPHKVWTDGGEEHTADAIIISTGADAKYLGVPGEAEYLNRGVSACAVCDGFFFREMPVAVVGGGDTACEEASYLAGICSEVHMLVRGDAMRASKIMQERVLKNPKIKVYWNTETVEVLGEEKVNGMRIRNRVSGEESVVPIKAFFVAIGHKPNTDIFKGVLEMNESGYLLTEGKSTRTNVAGVFASGDAQDFTYRQAITAAGTGCMAALDAERWLKEEGLD; encoded by the coding sequence ATGAGCGAAAATACCAACCCCAATCACCACAAGGTCCTGATCATCGGATCGGGTCCTGCAGGTTATACCGCAGCCATTTATGCCGCACGTGCCGGTTTGAAGCCTGTGCTGTACACAGGCATGAACATTGGCGGACAATTGATTACCACGACCGAGGTCGAGAACTATCCGGGATTCCCGAAGGGCATCACCGGTCCGGATATGATGGAGGAGTTTCGTGAGCAGGCCATGCGATTTGGTACCGACGTACGCTACTCCTTGATTGAGCGCGTCGATTTCAGCCATCATCCGCACAAAGTCTGGACCGACGGGGGCGAGGAACACACTGCAGATGCAATCATCATTTCAACGGGTGCAGATGCCAAATACTTGGGCGTACCGGGCGAAGCCGAGTATTTGAACCGCGGCGTGAGTGCTTGTGCCGTTTGTGATGGCTTTTTCTTCCGGGAAATGCCAGTTGCAGTGGTTGGCGGGGGAGATACTGCCTGCGAAGAAGCGAGTTATCTCGCCGGAATCTGCTCTGAGGTACACATGCTCGTGCGCGGGGACGCGATGCGCGCCTCCAAGATCATGCAGGAGCGCGTGCTCAAAAATCCAAAGATCAAAGTTTACTGGAATACCGAAACCGTCGAAGTTTTGGGTGAAGAAAAGGTGAATGGTATGCGCATCCGCAACCGTGTTTCCGGAGAAGAAAGCGTGGTTCCGATCAAAGCATTTTTCGTGGCGATCGGTCATAAGCCCAATACCGACATTTTCAAGGGGGTTTTGGAGATGAATGAATCAGGTTATTTGCTCACCGAAGGGAAAAGTACCCGCACGAATGTCGCAGGTGTGTTTGCATCCGGCGATGCCCAAGACTTTACCTATCGTCAGGCCATCACGGCCGCCGGCACAGGTTGTATGGCTGCCTTGGATGCCGAACGCTGGCTCAAGGAAGAAGGATTGGACTAA
- a CDS encoding dicarboxylate/amino acid:cation symporter: MMSEAEKVPAKPAPVTAKLDSTAVDSLSGDSISKSLTAMDAPKSNIPLPAAPLVGKAKQDSINLKKVLADKDKGFNVEQFVTHIFPKSIVEAMATNEILQIVIFSIFFGMACSAIGERAKPVILALDSLAHIILKMVGYVMNFAPIGVFGSITAAVAVHGLESIVVVYLKYFGAFLLGIASLWVVLLLVGYLILGKRLGQLIKRIMNPMAIAFSTTSSEAVFPKMVEELERFGCKNQIVSFILPLGYSFNLDGSMMYMTFASIFIAQVYGVHLDIATQLTMLLVLMLTSKGIAGVPRASLVVVTATCAMFGVPPEGIALILPIDHFCDMFRSMTNVVGNALATSAVSKWEGGLGPQHEIRDAEPL; the protein is encoded by the coding sequence ATGATGTCGGAAGCCGAAAAGGTACCCGCAAAACCTGCTCCAGTGACTGCCAAATTGGATTCGACTGCTGTTGATAGCCTGTCGGGGGACAGCATTTCGAAGTCGCTGACGGCAATGGATGCCCCAAAAAGCAATATTCCGCTGCCCGCAGCACCCCTCGTGGGAAAGGCAAAACAAGACAGCATCAACTTGAAAAAGGTGTTGGCAGACAAGGACAAAGGCTTTAATGTCGAACAATTTGTCACGCACATTTTCCCAAAGAGCATCGTGGAGGCGATGGCGACGAATGAGATTCTGCAGATTGTCATCTTCTCCATTTTCTTTGGAATGGCTTGTTCCGCAATCGGCGAACGTGCCAAACCCGTGATTTTGGCCTTGGATTCGCTTGCTCACATCATCCTGAAAATGGTCGGTTATGTGATGAATTTCGCGCCAATCGGTGTTTTTGGTTCGATCACAGCCGCCGTTGCCGTCCATGGACTGGAAAGTATCGTCGTGGTCTATCTGAAGTATTTTGGCGCATTCCTATTGGGAATCGCCTCCTTGTGGGTCGTTTTGTTGCTCGTCGGATACCTGATTCTGGGCAAGCGCCTCGGTCAGTTGATCAAACGCATCATGAATCCGATGGCGATTGCTTTCAGCACAACGAGCAGCGAAGCTGTTTTTCCGAAAATGGTCGAAGAATTGGAACGATTTGGCTGCAAAAACCAGATTGTGAGCTTCATTTTGCCGCTTGGGTACAGCTTCAATCTCGACGGCAGCATGATGTACATGACCTTCGCGAGTATTTTTATCGCCCAAGTGTATGGTGTACATCTGGATATCGCGACGCAACTGACGATGCTGTTGGTGTTGATGCTCACGAGCAAAGGCATCGCGGGCGTGCCACGGGCATCGTTGGTGGTGGTGACGGCGACTTGTGCCATGTTTGGTGTTCCGCCGGAAGGAATCGCCCTGATTTTGCCGATCGACCACTTCTGCGACATGTTCCGCAGCATGACCAACGTTGTCGGGAACGCCTTGGCGACTTCCGCAGTGAGCAAATGGGAGGGCGGACTTGGCCCACAACACGAGATTCGCGACGCGGAGCCTTTGTAG
- a CDS encoding glycoside hydrolase family 19 protein: MNFDSATNEERMADLISKDQLKLVFATAKQENIDKYFTPLNAALAHYSINTPLRICHFIAQVAQESGCFRYNEEIWPNPTLDANGVATKGSSWQLRYEGNTGLGNTHPGDGYRFRGRGLIQLTGRANYEKYGAYLKRDLSSGNNPDLVAQPDLAVDAAGWYWSTRDLNAFADKDDVLSITKRINGGTLGLDERKAFLEKAKKAFSLA, encoded by the coding sequence ATGAATTTTGATTCGGCAACCAACGAAGAAAGAATGGCTGATCTCATTTCCAAAGACCAACTGAAATTGGTGTTCGCGACTGCGAAACAGGAGAACATTGACAAGTACTTTACACCGCTGAACGCCGCCTTGGCGCATTACAGCATCAATACACCTTTACGAATCTGTCATTTTATCGCACAGGTGGCACAGGAAAGCGGATGTTTTCGCTACAACGAGGAAATCTGGCCCAATCCGACATTGGATGCGAACGGCGTCGCGACAAAGGGAAGTTCCTGGCAATTGCGCTATGAAGGCAATACTGGTTTGGGCAATACGCATCCGGGGGATGGCTATCGATTCCGTGGAAGGGGATTGATCCAATTGACTGGCCGCGCCAATTATGAAAAATACGGTGCTTACCTCAAGCGAGACCTGAGCTCCGGCAACAATCCGGACTTGGTGGCACAGCCTGATCTTGCCGTCGACGCTGCAGGCTGGTACTGGAGCACCCGCGACCTCAATGCCTTCGCTGACAAGGACGACGTGCTCAGCATCACCAAGCGCATCAACGGTGGCACCCTTGGCCTCGACGAAAGAAA
- a CDS encoding T9SS type A sorting domain-containing protein: MRRAHVLLFCLIFLGIGRLQAQMLTPFVTAAAGDFFTNTNANASLSFTVGEMAMIETFFNSNSGVFLTQGFQQPLMPLVGIQDEDYAFEFVVYPNPASTQLNFRYDLQYPGQVKMHWTDMRGVDVLRDYEEKYTGGQVEDAFDLQGISQGMYFLHVSYDVDGKNIHHKSIYKINVIH; this comes from the coding sequence ATGAGAAGAGCCCACGTACTCCTGTTTTGTCTCATTTTCCTCGGCATCGGCCGGTTGCAGGCCCAAATGCTCACGCCGTTTGTGACGGCCGCAGCAGGTGATTTCTTCACCAATACCAATGCAAATGCCTCCTTGAGCTTCACCGTGGGCGAAATGGCGATGATCGAGACCTTCTTCAACTCCAATTCCGGCGTTTTCCTCACGCAAGGCTTTCAACAGCCGCTGATGCCCTTGGTCGGCATCCAAGACGAAGACTATGCCTTCGAATTTGTCGTTTATCCCAATCCGGCGAGTACGCAACTGAATTTCCGCTATGATTTGCAGTATCCGGGGCAGGTTAAAATGCATTGGACGGATATGCGCGGCGTCGACGTACTGCGCGATTATGAGGAAAAGTACACCGGCGGTCAAGTCGAAGATGCATTTGACCTTCAGGGAATCAGCCAAGGAATGTATTTCCTGCATGTAAGTTATGATGTGGATGGCAAGAACATCCACCACAAGAGCATTTACAAGATCAACGTAATTCATTGA
- a CDS encoding neutral/alkaline non-lysosomal ceramidase N-terminal domain-containing protein: MLEVGAAQKDITAFKAGIGMMGYGMHFNVVHDIETPLLVRAFVFRHPETGRTAALVVADMAFITDSVKRGVVKRLERKHPEFGLHEENMLLSAQHTHSGPGGYSHYGLYNITIPGFVPEVYQQLVTGISDALIEAWGKLKPAKIRFNTGEFEPEIPVAFNRSMKAFLRNPEAAGLTEKDSHLAIDREMRMLRFDGLDGEKIGAVNWFGVHTTSVHNDNHSLCWDNKGYAADFLEKDIRQTENGEAFIGAFAQGAAGDVTPNYVWDKKKKWTRGRFENDFESARDNGKMQYEKAKEVYEGALDGHLVQGGLDWGQLHVNFANVQADPEFAFGKTDARTDSACHGLAFFAGTTEGPGMPPVVKAVAKFASVVVKGYEFATLPFRKKSSRLEIKQKYFLQGKKNIIVEAGNRRILGTGHVKKLIVPGFADPTIKFFKVLHPKGWEEDKPWTPHILPLQILVLGDLALVAIPGEPTTVAARRIRKVVEDTMLSHGIHQVLILPYANSYCGYITTHEEYQQQAYEGGHTVYGHWTLAAFQTKFKQLAAEMVKKADYRELQGDGIPPEFTAEELGRRTHDSKLRSPNG, from the coding sequence ATGTTGGAAGTAGGTGCAGCACAAAAAGACATTACCGCTTTCAAGGCGGGAATCGGGATGATGGGTTACGGGATGCACTTCAATGTCGTGCATGACATCGAAACCCCGTTGTTGGTGAGGGCTTTTGTCTTTCGCCATCCGGAAACCGGACGAACAGCGGCCTTGGTGGTCGCAGACATGGCATTTATTACGGACTCGGTGAAACGTGGTGTGGTGAAGCGGCTTGAGCGCAAGCATCCTGAATTTGGCCTTCATGAGGAAAACATGCTCCTCAGTGCGCAACATACGCACAGCGGCCCCGGCGGCTACAGCCATTATGGCCTGTACAACATCACCATTCCCGGATTTGTCCCTGAAGTCTATCAGCAACTCGTGACCGGCATTTCGGATGCCTTGATCGAAGCTTGGGGAAAGCTGAAGCCCGCGAAGATCCGCTTCAATACCGGGGAATTTGAGCCGGAAATTCCGGTGGCATTCAACCGGTCAATGAAAGCCTTTCTCCGAAACCCGGAGGCAGCAGGTTTGACCGAAAAAGACAGCCACCTTGCCATTGACCGTGAAATGCGCATGCTGCGATTTGACGGCTTGGACGGAGAAAAAATCGGCGCCGTGAATTGGTTTGGTGTCCATACCACCTCCGTTCACAACGACAATCACAGCCTTTGCTGGGACAATAAAGGCTACGCCGCTGACTTTTTGGAAAAGGACATCCGGCAGACGGAAAATGGCGAAGCTTTCATCGGGGCCTTTGCGCAGGGCGCTGCCGGAGACGTGACCCCTAACTACGTTTGGGACAAAAAGAAAAAATGGACGCGCGGACGGTTTGAAAATGACTTCGAAAGTGCCCGTGACAATGGAAAAATGCAATATGAGAAGGCCAAGGAAGTTTACGAAGGCGCTTTAGACGGACATTTGGTTCAAGGCGGATTGGATTGGGGACAATTGCATGTGAATTTCGCCAATGTGCAAGCAGATCCGGAATTTGCCTTTGGCAAAACGGATGCCCGCACGGATTCCGCCTGTCATGGCCTGGCCTTTTTTGCTGGAACGACCGAAGGCCCTGGAATGCCGCCCGTCGTGAAAGCCGTTGCGAAATTTGCATCGGTGGTGGTAAAAGGCTACGAATTCGCCACACTTCCTTTTCGCAAGAAGTCCTCGCGGTTGGAAATCAAGCAGAAGTACTTCCTGCAAGGCAAGAAAAACATCATTGTCGAGGCAGGCAATCGCCGCATTTTGGGAACAGGGCACGTCAAGAAGCTGATCGTTCCTGGATTTGCTGATCCGACCATCAAATTTTTCAAAGTGCTCCATCCCAAGGGCTGGGAAGAGGACAAGCCTTGGACGCCCCACATCCTGCCGCTTCAAATCCTTGTTTTGGGCGATTTGGCCTTGGTGGCAATTCCGGGAGAACCGACGACCGTCGCCGCACGGCGCATTCGTAAAGTCGTTGAGGACACGATGCTTTCGCATGGCATCCATCAGGTTTTGATTTTGCCCTATGCGAATTCCTATTGCGGATACATCACAACCCACGAGGAATATCAGCAGCAGGCCTACGAAGGCGGGCATACCGTTTACGGGCACTGGACACTGGCTGCATTCCAGACGAAATTCAAGCAATTGGCTGCAGAAATGGTCAAAAAGGCCGACTACCGCGAATTGCAGGGCGATGGAATTCCACCGGAATTTACGGCCGAAGAACTGGGACGCCGCACCCACGACAGTAAGTTGCGCTCCCCTAACGGCTAA